In Kitasatospora sp. NBC_00240, a single window of DNA contains:
- a CDS encoding DciA family protein, translating to MNANEPSGVDLARVALKAAMESARRRAPEPASRRALPSRRPLRRDGRDPVGLGAALAGLVADRAWDVPAAGGSILDQWPTIAPELAPHAAAVGFDARTGQLEIRPSSAYALQIRLITAQLIDKVNAFSGREVVRVIRVLSPGSSQVRADGGRTEVQPVPEAPVRRTGQAPRTPPAGFREALAIARSARRQAGSPDGCVPLVVDCLREPEELFREGQAARDDELRAAKPRRTRR from the coding sequence GTGAACGCCAACGAGCCGAGCGGCGTCGACCTGGCGCGCGTGGCCCTCAAAGCGGCGATGGAATCCGCCCGCAGGAGAGCACCGGAGCCGGCAAGTCGCCGCGCGCTTCCCAGCCGGCGGCCCCTGCGTCGTGACGGCCGGGACCCGGTCGGTCTCGGTGCGGCACTCGCCGGCCTGGTGGCCGACCGCGCGTGGGACGTGCCAGCTGCCGGCGGCAGCATCCTGGACCAGTGGCCCACCATCGCACCCGAGCTCGCACCGCACGCTGCCGCTGTTGGCTTCGACGCCCGAACAGGGCAGCTGGAGATTCGCCCGTCGTCGGCATACGCGCTCCAGATCCGACTGATCACGGCTCAGCTGATCGACAAGGTCAACGCCTTCAGCGGCCGGGAGGTGGTCCGCGTCATCCGCGTCCTGAGCCCGGGCTCCTCGCAGGTGCGTGCCGACGGCGGACGGACTGAGGTGCAGCCCGTCCCGGAGGCTCCAGTCCGACGGACGGGGCAAGCGCCGCGTACCCCTCCAGCGGGATTCCGCGAGGCACTTGCGATCGCCCGCTCCGCCAGGCGGCAGGCGGGGTCGCCCGATGGCTGCGTCCCTCTCGTCGTCGACTGCCTGCGCGAGCCAGAGGAGCTGTTTCGCGAAGGGCAGGCCGCGAGGGACGACGAGCTCCGCGCCGCGAAGCCCCGGCGTACCCGGCGCTGA